The region CAGAGCAACCGGATCAGCTCCTTCCGTAAATTGCTGCGCGTCAGCCATTGGCCAATCCTCCGCTAGAGGGCGGGGCTTTTGAACGCTTTCAGTCGCGCGGCATCAAAAAACTTCCTCTATAAtactttcagaataaaagctgagacataaaaaaaatagtttggTTGAATTAATTTTATAATTGTTATTCTTTTGTATCTGgatatttttttggtttggtttttatcATGTGAAGTCAtgcggtgggtgggtggggggggggggggggggattccagAGTAAACATTAAAGGCAGCAAAGATGTTTTTTCTTGGGTTGACATTTTAGGAGGCAAACAATCGAACTCTTTTATCTCGTTCCCGGTACCCAGGGTTTTCAAAACCATACATGGCATTATAATGTAATGTGAAAGCATAAAATCAAAATGACCAGCAAAATGGTGAAAATGGTTTCAATTTACCACAATCAATACAGTTATTATATGTTATGTTCTTCCCCTGCAGCAATTGGCTCGCAACAGTGCTAAATAGAGGGgctgattttgtcattttatgatGATAACAAGTTTGTAAATATGATTTAAAGAATTCCATGaattcatttccttttcatATTTGTAAAAGATTAATTACACTGCGTCACATACATTGATTATGTTCTTTGAATGTAAAACAGTGAATCTGTCAAATTTTATGTTCACAGCATGTCCCCCTCATACATACAGCAAAAATAACAACTGAAAGTAAACTCAATAAGCCTTAATATCCTTATAAGTACTTTAAATATAGTTTAAAATCTAAACATGTCCTATGGGACAAAATAATGCAGGAATGTTTCTACCAACAATTTTACCAGCGCATATTTTCAtggttttattattaaaatcagTTTGACAAACTAACGTTGAAATCAGtattaaaaaaatccaaacattaaGATGTACATTTAAATTCAGCCACATGACATTAGTAAAACACTACACCAATAAAACTGTCAAGGTTAATTCGCCAGCAAATAAACCTGTTTCAAAGGAAAATGATAGAAACAGCTATTTTGTAGTGTTATTCCACTGACGCCTCCTTTGCCCGtatcatcattaaaaaaaacagaacataaCATTctgctgtctccctccctgcagcCGGGTTAGTCTGTCCTTGTGGACCAAATCACAAAGTTCCCTCTCTACTGTAGGAAGGGTTCCCGAGTCCATCCGCTGAGCTTGTCTTTGCTTTCTGACACGATTTACACTTGTTGAGGCTCACGGCGACGATGATGAGAATCAGAATGAGGGTCACTCCTCCTCCTATCACCCCAGCCAGCAGTCTCTGGTCAGAAGAGCCAGAAGGGTCATATCTCTGGCAGGAGAACTCTGTGGGGACGCTATGTCCTGCCTTGTTCACCGCCTCGACACATACTTTATCTCCCACGTCCAACTCTCCAACTGAACCTTTCCGCAAAAAAGCCGGGAACTCCAGAGGCTTTCTGTCGCTGTCTTGGAACACCACCCTGTACTTGGAGACGACGGAGGATGGGGCGCACCACTGGACTTCGACCTGTCCTCGATCTTCGCCGTCGCTGATCGGCCGCAGCACGTTGATGCGAGGGGCATGAGGGGGCACGTCGGCTCTGCTGACGCCCGGACAGAGACAACCGGTCCTTTCTGAAATATCTAAGCAGGGCTCCTGATTTTCCAGGCAGGAGTCGTAGTGGCAGAGCTGGGGTGCCTGGATGAGGACGGGGGTATCGGAGGGTGGAGGCAGGCCTGGGGAAGGGCTGGTGGGCTCTTCATCATCAAAACCACTGGTCAAAAATATGATCCGTCGGCGAGTGACGGGTGCGGAAGTAGAGGCGGCGTGAGCAGAGAGAATGTCGTTTAGCAGAGGTGAGgcgttgaggaagaggagaagcaccCCCAGATTCCTGTGAAGTGACCTCATGGCTGTAGACAGATATGACAGATCAGTGACAGGGGGCATGTTCACTGCTCTTATAGAGGCTGTAAGTGCACCTAAaagcacagaaaacaaaaacccacattttgGAAAAGAACGCCCAGTTTAACACTGAGGTTGCGAGGGGAGAGTTAATCAATGTATTGGTAAATCTCAGCACTGAACGCTGCATTTTCCACTAGGTCGATGATGTAACAATTAATTTACTGTTCAGAATAAAAGTCTTTAATTTTAACTTAAACTTCTTAGTGCCCAACCCGAATTCAGCTAAAAGAACATAATTTTGCTATATGAATAATGACGTTGGGTGTTTTTCAGTTTAGAACTAGCAGTATTGTGATGACAAAAGTATTTTTCTAAAGTTTATTTGTTCCCTTTCACTCAATATTGATGATGTTTAGAGTTCTAAAGCGCGAAGCAAGTTGGTTGGCCGGCTGATGATGGGTTTAATGTTTACTGAGGGGAACGTTCCAGCAGTGCACTCAGAGGTTCGCAATCTTTTCGTCTCCATCCTATAAACAGCTTTGCGTAAACAGCGGCTGACTTCTTAAAGGACAGAAATCATACATTCAAATGTGGAGGTGACCCCATAAGCGCCCCCATTTTGTCCTGGCGCCCGGCCAGATGAGTTCTGTGGGAACCTCCAACTGCATCTGTACTCTCTGCCCCACCATAAAACAGCCAGACGTTAGTCTGGAATGTCATGAACACCCACCACCGTGGTGAAAAAGTTCCCCCAAAGCATTCAGAAAGTCTTACGCTACCTTTGTTTTGATGGATCTGGCTCCCCGGTTCTGCTGCGGCTCCGCTCGTCCTGCTCTC is a window of Takifugu rubripes chromosome 14, fTakRub1.2, whole genome shotgun sequence DNA encoding:
- the LOC101064336 gene encoding LRRN4 C-terminal-like protein, with amino-acid sequence MRSLHRNLGVLLLFLNASPLLNDILSAHAASTSAPVTRRRIIFLTSGFDDEEPTSPSPGLPPPSDTPVLIQAPQLCHYDSCLENQEPCLDISERTGCLCPGVSRADVPPHAPRINVLRPISDGEDRGQVEVQWCAPSSVVSKYRVVFQDSDRKPLEFPAFLRKGSVGELDVGDKVCVEAVNKAGHSVPTEFSCQRYDPSGSSDQRLLAGVIGGGVTLILILIIVAVSLNKCKSCQKAKTSSADGLGNPSYSREGTL